A section of the Methanococcus vannielii SB genome encodes:
- a CDS encoding fibrillarin-like rRNA/tRNA 2'-O-methyltransferase, with protein MEKIKVKEIFSNVYGVDLGDGLKRIATKSLAPGKRVYGEKLIYSENKEYRIWNPNKSKLGAAIINGLKKMPIKKGTKVLYLGASAGTTPSHVSDISEDTIVYAVEFAPRIMREFIDSCNERINLIPILGDANRPFEYSNIVGKVDVIFEDVAQPNQAEILVKNAKWFLNKDGYAMISIKARSIDVTKNPKEIFLEQKKILIEGGFDIVDEINIEPFEKDHIMFVGIWKGN; from the coding sequence ATGGAAAAAATAAAAGTAAAAGAAATATTTAGTAACGTTTACGGCGTAGACCTTGGAGACGGATTAAAAAGAATTGCTACAAAATCTTTAGCTCCTGGAAAACGAGTTTACGGGGAAAAATTAATTTATTCTGAAAATAAAGAATATAGGATATGGAACCCAAATAAAAGTAAGCTTGGAGCGGCAATAATAAATGGTTTAAAAAAAATGCCTATAAAAAAAGGAACAAAAGTGCTGTATTTGGGGGCTTCTGCAGGAACTACTCCTTCACACGTTTCAGACATTTCTGAAGATACAATAGTTTATGCAGTAGAATTTGCACCAAGAATAATGAGAGAATTTATAGATTCATGTAATGAGAGAATAAATTTAATTCCTATTTTAGGGGATGCAAATAGGCCTTTTGAATATTCGAATATCGTTGGAAAAGTAGATGTAATATTTGAAGATGTTGCCCAGCCAAATCAGGCAGAAATTTTAGTTAAAAATGCAAAATGGTTTTTAAATAAAGATGGATATGCAATGATATCAATTAAGGCAAGAAGTATAGATGTTACTAAAAATCCAAAAGAAATATTTTTAGAACAAAAAAAGATACTGATTGAAGGCGGATTTGATATAGTTGATGAAATAAACATTGAACCCTTTGAAAAAGACCATATAATGTTTGTTGGAATCTGGAAAGGAAATTAA
- a CDS encoding alkaline phosphatase family protein, whose protein sequence is MKTIVLSLDGLLDDVYEELGNKTPLEYANTKNLDKILQNGSCGLMNSYMAGVPKISYEDTFVISGYPKELFPGMGVIKALGEDLEIKDNTIYMECFFVPVLKDEDGFRVINRVNNDILEDDLNKIRDCIPNYYEGYEFHLQKCKNSTCVISMSDKSGWISDKISDSDPYFQGRHVQKIVPVKELCSTEPEYRRAESTANALNKFLLRIHKLLDSNEVNEKRKRRGKYPINFMLTKFAGKQVELPSFQEKTGMKTISISDFSQAKGFSKLLKWDYLIVNDSKEVFQNSIKYLEYYDLIYAKTTYLKDSCLKYAPFEKVSEIEKLDSYLEPFTNLENVLIIITSNKVYPFLGTLVNSGDPYSIIVSGKNVRRDDTPTFNEKNCYKGNLRIKYDELLNIILNYTNKALLNGLRPGPNLIKYIPNDEDLEHLQ, encoded by the coding sequence TTGAAAACTATAGTATTATCACTCGATGGACTTTTAGATGATGTTTACGAAGAATTGGGGAATAAGACGCCATTGGAATATGCAAATACTAAAAATTTAGATAAAATACTGCAAAATGGTTCGTGCGGATTGATGAATTCTTACATGGCAGGAGTTCCAAAAATTTCGTATGAAGATACGTTCGTAATTTCTGGATATCCTAAGGAATTATTTCCAGGTATGGGCGTTATAAAGGCACTTGGGGAAGATTTAGAAATTAAAGATAATACTATATATATGGAATGTTTTTTTGTACCTGTTTTAAAGGATGAAGATGGATTTAGAGTTATTAATCGGGTTAATAATGATATTTTAGAAGACGACCTCAATAAAATTAGGGACTGTATTCCAAATTACTACGAAGGATACGAATTTCACTTACAAAAATGCAAAAATAGCACTTGTGTAATTTCAATGTCAGACAAAAGTGGCTGGATATCGGATAAAATTTCTGATAGTGACCCGTATTTTCAAGGCAGGCACGTACAAAAAATAGTTCCAGTTAAGGAATTATGCAGTACTGAACCAGAATACCGCCGTGCAGAAAGTACTGCAAATGCTTTAAATAAATTTTTATTAAGAATACATAAACTGCTTGACTCAAACGAAGTAAATGAAAAAAGAAAAAGACGTGGAAAATACCCAATAAACTTTATGCTTACAAAATTTGCAGGTAAGCAAGTTGAACTTCCTTCGTTTCAAGAAAAAACAGGAATGAAAACAATTTCAATTTCCGACTTTAGTCAGGCAAAAGGTTTTTCAAAACTTTTAAAATGGGATTATTTAATTGTAAATGATTCAAAAGAAGTTTTTCAAAACTCTATTAAATATTTAGAATATTATGACCTTATTTATGCAAAAACAACATATTTAAAAGACTCTTGTTTAAAATATGCTCCTTTTGAAAAAGTTTCCGAAATAGAAAAACTCGATTCATATCTTGAGCCATTTACTAACCTTGAGAATGTATTAATTATTATAACTTCAAATAAAGTTTATCCATTTTTAGGAACACTTGTAAATTCTGGTGACCCTTATTCCATAATAGTTTCTGGGAAAAATGTAAGGCGGGACGATACTCCAACTTTTAATGAAAAGAATTGTTATAAAGGTAATTTAAGAATAAAATATGATGAATTATTGAATATAATATTAAATTATACCAATAAGGCACTACTAAATGGCCTTAGGCCTGGCCCAAATTTAATAAAATATATACCAAATGATGAAGATTTAGAGCACTTACAGTGA
- the cobK gene encoding precorrin-6A reductase produces MKIWIRGGTSDAEKISKEIKRNFKNVFLIVTTTTELGGEIAKSYADYVISEKMTRENLKKMLVENEISIFLDATHPFSVNASETGINVSKELNIPYIRYERPVETFENAYYVDSFEKASKLALSISKKNIFYMAGIKNLESISKLIPLERLIVRILPVSIIDALKIVPSKNIVAMQGVFSKELNYNLIKDYNCDVIITKDSGKTGGIYEKVSGALLAGAIPIIVNRPKIDYPLKFEKVEDLINYLKKFN; encoded by the coding sequence ATGAAGATATGGATTCGAGGCGGAACGAGCGATGCAGAAAAAATTTCAAAAGAAATTAAAAGAAATTTTAAAAATGTATTTTTAATCGTTACAACAACAACAGAACTTGGCGGGGAAATTGCGAAAAGTTATGCTGATTACGTAATTTCAGAAAAAATGACTCGTGAAAATTTAAAAAAAATGCTTGTTGAAAACGAAATATCTATTTTTTTGGATGCAACGCACCCTTTTTCAGTGAATGCAAGTGAAACGGGCATAAATGTTTCCAAAGAATTAAATATTCCATATATTCGTTATGAAAGACCCGTTGAAACTTTTGAAAACGCATATTATGTGGATAGTTTTGAAAAAGCATCTAAATTAGCGTTAAGTATTTCTAAAAAAAATATATTTTATATGGCAGGAATAAAAAATTTAGAATCGATTTCAAAATTAATCCCTTTAGAAAGATTAATTGTTAGAATACTGCCTGTATCGATAATTGATGCTTTAAAAATTGTTCCTTCAAAAAATATAGTTGCAATGCAAGGCGTATTTTCTAAAGAACTAAATTATAATTTAATAAAGGATTATAATTGTGATGTAATTATAACTAAGGATAGCGGTAAAACTGGCGGAATTTATGAAAAAGTTTCTGGTGCACTGCTAGCAGGGGCAATCCCAATAATTGTAAACCGTCCAAAAATTGATTACCCGTTAAAATTTGAAAAAGTGGAAGATTTGATAAATTATTTAAAAAAATTTAATTAA
- a CDS encoding class III signal peptide-containing protein produces the protein MAKLLRGQISIEFIILLMAVLLVGTLVSVQMTKSTFESSPINEVRKNVFGAITIGGVTTEDEKFGFSLNISGLSITPTGSIQNFELHINDTRKDIEYRYNIEKGDKGLILINGTKSTHVSVYPDPVTGYASEVTFRTSNLNSLLLNTGTEVPIPQYINKFIISANNPEKNPIKYSVSKDSKNPSSSQLLVDFKGNDVNITLIKAGGGGSVYYTLINNADGSISIVEI, from the coding sequence ATGGCAAAACTTTTAAGGGGCCAAATTTCCATAGAATTTATTATTTTATTGATGGCAGTTTTACTTGTTGGAACTCTTGTTTCTGTTCAAATGACCAAATCTACTTTTGAATCAAGTCCAATAAATGAAGTTAGAAAAAACGTTTTTGGAGCAATTACTATTGGGGGAGTTACTACTGAAGATGAAAAATTTGGATTTTCATTAAATATTTCAGGGCTTAGTATTACCCCAACAGGATCTATTCAAAACTTTGAACTTCATATAAATGACACAAGAAAAGACATCGAATATAGGTACAATATTGAAAAAGGCGATAAAGGACTAATACTTATAAATGGAACTAAAAGTACGCATGTAAGTGTTTATCCCGATCCAGTTACTGGATACGCTAGCGAAGTTACATTTAGGACAAGTAATCTTAATTCATTATTATTAAATACGGGAACTGAAGTACCAATCCCACAATACATTAACAAATTTATAATATCGGCAAATAATCCTGAAAAAAATCCAATAAAATACAGTGTTTCAAAGGATTCTAAAAATCCAAGCTCTTCACAATTATTAGTTGATTTTAAAGGCAATGATGTAAATATAACACTTATTAAAGCAGGTGGTGGCGGTTCAGTATATTATACACTAATAAATAATGCTGATGGGAGTATTAGTATTGTTGAAATTTGA
- a CDS encoding class III signal peptide-containing protein, which yields MPFKKRAQLSIELIVLIFAVLLGGALLTSNMLSDSGEYNEISNVKKSTFSAFINSEGTVTSESGNNENTEEEGNEDESEEEEEDTGEDESLKYTRIYINAPVNPTGSEKNNKFSAVLEDGRVIELKKKGSDKGLYIGGEDYPIIRGNTVEFNITKLIIRIKQPSQTTLLVNETPVDKNSKKFTVEVKEISPMLIKIRRDNGNNFNIELNATGVKINVDEDDDNDEDTYSSVNIYVDNLKITDIKDITGLDISGKKINNPKTDTWYDAKEIEFIGDSTPLDYHFSHFLLRTSNLSETIYSKVPVEMANKQIKIVSNIPQGIRFLVSGSKNSGYKITIHYDAGAGTTGYGATTNNVDITFQ from the coding sequence ATGCCATTTAAAAAAAGAGCCCAGCTTTCAATTGAGCTTATAGTACTAATTTTTGCAGTACTTCTTGGAGGCGCACTTCTTACTTCAAACATGCTTTCGGATAGTGGGGAGTATAATGAAATTTCAAATGTAAAAAAATCTACATTTTCTGCATTTATAAATTCGGAAGGTACGGTAACTTCAGAATCTGGAAATAATGAAAATACTGAAGAAGAGGGTAATGAAGATGAATCCGAAGAAGAAGAAGAAGATACTGGGGAAGATGAATCTTTAAAATATACTAGAATATATATTAATGCACCGGTAAATCCCACGGGTTCTGAAAAAAATAACAAGTTTAGTGCAGTTTTAGAAGATGGAAGAGTAATTGAATTAAAAAAGAAAGGTTCTGACAAGGGGCTGTATATTGGCGGTGAAGATTACCCAATTATTAGGGGGAATACCGTTGAATTTAATATAACAAAATTAATTATACGAATAAAACAACCTTCACAAACAACTTTATTGGTAAATGAAACACCTGTTGATAAAAATAGTAAAAAATTCACGGTAGAAGTTAAAGAAATTTCCCCAATGCTGATAAAAATTAGAAGAGACAATGGAAACAATTTTAATATTGAACTTAATGCGACAGGAGTTAAAATAAACGTTGATGAAGATGACGATAATGATGAAGATACCTATTCGAGTGTAAATATATATGTCGATAACTTAAAAATTACAGATATAAAAGATATTACAGGATTAGATATTTCTGGAAAAAAAATAAACAATCCTAAGACCGATACTTGGTATGACGCAAAAGAAATTGAATTTATTGGCGATAGTACCCCATTAGACTACCATTTTAGTCATTTTTTATTAAGAACATCTAACCTTTCAGAAACGATATACTCAAAAGTTCCAGTTGAAATGGCAAATAAACAAATTAAAATTGTTTCAAACATTCCTCAAGGTATACGATTTTTGGTTTCCGGAAGTAAAAATTCTGGATATAAAATTACTATTCATTATGATGCAGGTGCAGGAACTACAGGATATGGTGCTACAACAAATAATGTAGATATTACTTTTCAATAA